In a genomic window of Dyadobacter fermentans DSM 18053:
- a CDS encoding fatty acid desaturase family protein: MQYQKVKFTNPEKSTFFPTLRHRVDQYFSANDICKSGGKSIIYKAIFMLSLYLVPYILILSDQFGILAMAGFAVVMGLGVAGVGMSVMHDAIHGSLATSNLLNRIFGASIYLLGGNAYNWEVQHNRLHHTYTNIHDVDEDITGKFLLRLSFQEKQRYIHRFQHIYAFFLYSLMTLSFLWKDFKEISLFNKMSGSGMTKPFPRKELVKLISTKLAYVIFICIIPLWLTSITFSEWLIGFLIMHATAGMILSTVFQMAHVVEGAQQPEPDNSGCIENAWAVHQLQTTSNFAGKNRLLSWFIGGLDYQIEHHLFPSISHVHYHALSPIVKATALEFGLVYNAKTNFRNALGSHVRMLKIMGMR; encoded by the coding sequence ATGCAATATCAAAAAGTCAAATTCACAAATCCGGAGAAAAGTACTTTTTTTCCTACCCTAAGACACCGGGTCGATCAGTACTTCTCCGCCAACGATATCTGCAAGTCGGGTGGGAAAAGTATTATTTACAAGGCCATATTCATGCTGAGCCTGTACCTGGTGCCATACATCCTGATCCTTTCCGATCAGTTCGGCATACTCGCTATGGCAGGTTTTGCGGTTGTGATGGGGCTTGGCGTGGCGGGCGTAGGGATGTCGGTCATGCACGACGCGATTCACGGCTCGCTGGCGACTTCAAATTTGCTCAACCGGATTTTCGGCGCGTCGATCTACCTGCTTGGCGGCAATGCCTATAATTGGGAAGTTCAACATAACAGGCTGCACCACACCTACACCAACATTCACGACGTAGACGAAGACATTACGGGCAAATTCCTCCTGCGGCTCTCATTTCAGGAAAAACAAAGGTATATCCATCGTTTTCAGCACATTTACGCATTTTTTCTGTACAGCCTGATGACGCTGTCGTTCCTCTGGAAGGATTTTAAGGAAATATCCCTTTTCAATAAAATGTCTGGTTCAGGAATGACCAAGCCCTTTCCCCGAAAGGAACTGGTGAAACTGATATCCACCAAGCTGGCTTACGTGATATTTATATGCATCATCCCGCTCTGGCTGACGTCCATAACCTTCTCGGAATGGCTGATCGGCTTTTTGATCATGCACGCCACGGCTGGGATGATCCTCAGCACGGTATTTCAAATGGCGCATGTGGTAGAAGGTGCACAACAGCCGGAACCTGACAATTCGGGCTGCATTGAAAATGCGTGGGCCGTTCACCAGCTGCAAACCACCTCCAATTTCGCAGGAAAAAACCGCCTGCTCTCCTGGTTCATCGGCGGCCTCGACTACCAGATCGAACACCACCTCTTCCCCTCCATTTCCCACGTCCATTACCACGCATTATCGCCTATCGTAAAAGCCACCGCATTGGAATTCGGGCTCGTTTACAACGCAAAAACCAACTTCCGCAACGCACTTGGTTCGCATGTGAGGATGTTGAAAATCATGGGAATGAGGTAG
- a CDS encoding PIN domain-containing protein — MNVVLDTNVLLVSLPSHSQYHPIFLGLLRKDYNLFFTNEILAEEQIGRRLGVERTELQLSQLLFLSNVHAIEPFYHWQLIAQDPDDDKFVDCAVACGADFLVTKTP, encoded by the coding sequence ATGAACGTTGTTCTGGATACTAATGTCCTGCTCGTTTCGCTTCCCAGTCATTCCCAATACCATCCGATTTTTCTGGGCTTACTGAGAAAGGATTACAATCTTTTTTTTACCAATGAAATCTTGGCAGAGGAACAGATCGGGCGGCGATTAGGTGTTGAAAGGACAGAGCTACAACTATCCCAATTACTTTTCCTGTCTAATGTGCATGCAATCGAGCCATTTTACCATTGGCAGCTGATTGCACAAGATCCCGACGATGACAAGTTCGTTGATTGCGCAGTGGCTTGTGGAGCAGATTTTTTGGTCACTAAAACTCCTTAA
- a CDS encoding efflux RND transporter permease subunit, producing the protein MSISTLSIKRPVLAIVMNLLIILFGFLGYKFLGMREFPSIDPPVVSIRTSYTGANADIIESQITEPLEKQLNSIEGIKSISSTSSQGTSQITVEFDIGVDMERAANDVRDKVGSASRTLPLDIDGPPVVSKADANSEPIIVLTFTSNTRSHLEVSDYAENVIAQRLQTIEGVSEIRIFGQKKYAMRIWMDPVKMAALGITTQDVKVALDKENVELPSGKLAGDNTELTVKTIGRFRTEEDFNEMIIKNSATQTVHLKDIGSATLGPENEETILRLDNVPMIGLAISPMPGANYLDIAKEVNKRIAAIKKELPKDYELDTLIDNTIFVERSIEEVGETLLIAIVLVVIIIYLFFRDWLIAFRPLIDIPVSLIGTFFIMYIMGFSVNVLTLLAIVLATGLVVDDGIVVTENIFKKIEQGMSPIEAAIKGSNEIIFAVLSTSITLASVFLPVIFMEGFVGKLFREFGIVISAAVLISAFVSLTLTPMLNAYLVRKTHKKSWFYEKTEPFFEKITANYGNALERFLNMRWAAVPIVAVTLGMIWFFGKDLQSELAPLDDRNWFRINMTTPEGSSFEFTDRYVQNVGNMLMDSMPGKKGLMLITSPGNSGLGAANTGSGRIALVDKKFRKESQQEIADYINKKLKLMPDAKSFVVQQQTISVDSRGGLPIQYVIQAPDFEKLREYLPKFMEEVSNDPTFAITDVNLKFSKPEIQIMIDREKAKSLGVSVQDVAQTMQLAFAGQRFGYFTMNGRQYQVIGQYDRANRDEPLDLKSMFVKTNTGSLVQLDNIVRAEEESSPPQLFHYNRYMSATVQAALAPGKTIGDGIAAMDRIRDKLNDETIQTALSGSSRDYAESSSNTMFSFFLALVLIYFILAAQFESFVDPFIIMFTVPLAIGGAVFSLWFFDQTLNIFSQIGMIMLIGLVTKNGILIVEFANQLREQGRSIREAALEAATLRFRPILMTSLATILGALPIAMALGSAGRSRMSMGIVIMGGLLFSLVLTLYVIPAIYTFFSRPKNFEKMKMIERVARDSELEEPAHF; encoded by the coding sequence ATGAGCATCTCAACACTTTCCATCAAAAGGCCGGTTCTCGCGATTGTGATGAACCTGCTCATCATATTGTTCGGGTTCCTGGGGTATAAATTTCTGGGAATGCGCGAATTCCCGTCGATCGACCCGCCCGTGGTCTCCATTCGAACGAGCTACACCGGTGCCAATGCGGACATCATCGAATCGCAGATCACCGAACCGCTGGAAAAGCAGCTGAACAGTATCGAAGGCATTAAATCCATCAGCTCCACCAGCAGCCAGGGAACGAGCCAGATCACGGTGGAGTTCGACATTGGCGTGGATATGGAACGTGCCGCGAACGACGTGCGCGATAAAGTAGGCTCGGCATCGCGGACATTGCCGCTGGATATTGACGGCCCGCCGGTCGTAAGCAAAGCCGACGCAAACTCGGAGCCGATTATCGTGCTCACTTTCACCAGCAACACCCGCTCGCACCTTGAAGTGAGCGACTATGCGGAAAACGTGATCGCCCAGCGCCTTCAAACGATCGAAGGTGTGAGCGAAATCCGCATTTTCGGGCAAAAGAAATATGCGATGCGGATCTGGATGGACCCGGTTAAGATGGCTGCGCTGGGCATTACCACGCAGGATGTGAAAGTTGCGCTTGATAAGGAAAATGTGGAGCTGCCCAGCGGAAAACTGGCCGGCGATAATACGGAGCTCACCGTAAAAACCATCGGCCGGTTCCGTACCGAGGAGGATTTCAATGAAATGATCATCAAGAACTCCGCCACGCAGACGGTCCATCTGAAAGACATCGGTTCGGCGACGCTGGGCCCGGAAAACGAGGAGACGATCCTGCGACTGGATAATGTGCCGATGATAGGTCTGGCGATTTCGCCGATGCCCGGCGCCAACTACCTCGACATTGCAAAGGAGGTCAACAAGCGCATAGCCGCCATCAAAAAGGAACTTCCCAAAGACTACGAACTGGACACGCTCATCGACAACACGATTTTCGTAGAACGTTCGATCGAAGAAGTGGGCGAAACCCTGCTGATCGCGATCGTGCTGGTGGTGATCATCATCTACCTGTTCTTCCGCGATTGGCTCATTGCATTCCGTCCGCTCATTGATATACCCGTTTCGCTCATTGGTACTTTCTTTATCATGTACATCATGGGCTTTTCGGTGAACGTGCTCACGCTGCTCGCGATCGTGCTCGCAACCGGGCTGGTGGTCGATGACGGCATTGTGGTTACCGAAAACATTTTCAAGAAGATCGAGCAGGGCATGAGCCCCATCGAAGCCGCCATTAAGGGCTCGAACGAGATCATTTTTGCCGTTTTATCCACATCCATTACACTGGCTTCGGTTTTTTTGCCGGTTATTTTTATGGAAGGTTTTGTAGGAAAACTCTTCCGCGAGTTCGGTATCGTTATTTCCGCCGCTGTATTGATTTCCGCTTTCGTATCGCTCACGCTGACGCCCATGCTGAATGCGTACCTGGTTCGCAAAACGCACAAAAAGAGCTGGTTTTACGAGAAAACAGAGCCATTTTTTGAAAAGATCACCGCCAATTACGGCAATGCACTGGAGCGCTTTCTTAACATGCGTTGGGCAGCGGTCCCGATTGTGGCGGTTACGCTGGGTATGATCTGGTTTTTCGGGAAAGACCTGCAATCCGAACTCGCTCCGCTGGACGATCGCAACTGGTTCAGGATCAATATGACAACACCGGAAGGTTCATCGTTCGAATTCACCGATCGCTATGTGCAGAATGTAGGGAATATGCTTATGGACTCCATGCCGGGTAAAAAGGGCCTTATGCTCATCACCTCGCCGGGTAATTCTGGGCTTGGAGCGGCCAATACCGGCAGCGGGCGGATTGCGCTGGTAGACAAGAAGTTCAGAAAGGAATCGCAGCAGGAGATCGCCGATTATATCAACAAAAAACTGAAACTAATGCCCGACGCCAAGTCGTTTGTCGTGCAACAGCAGACGATCTCAGTCGATTCCCGCGGCGGTTTGCCCATTCAATACGTCATTCAGGCACCCGATTTCGAGAAACTGAGGGAATACCTGCCGAAATTCATGGAAGAGGTGTCCAACGACCCCACGTTTGCCATCACCGACGTGAACCTGAAATTCAGCAAGCCCGAAATTCAGATCATGATCGATCGCGAGAAGGCGAAATCGCTTGGTGTATCGGTGCAGGATGTGGCGCAAACCATGCAGCTCGCATTTGCAGGACAGCGGTTTGGGTATTTCACGATGAATGGCCGCCAGTACCAGGTAATCGGGCAGTACGATCGCGCAAACCGCGACGAGCCGCTGGATTTGAAAAGCATGTTTGTCAAAACAAATACCGGAAGTCTCGTGCAGCTGGATAACATCGTGAGGGCCGAGGAAGAGAGCAGTCCGCCGCAGCTTTTTCACTATAACCGCTACATGAGCGCCACCGTGCAGGCCGCTTTGGCACCCGGCAAGACGATCGGCGACGGTATCGCGGCCATGGACCGTATCCGCGATAAATTGAATGACGAAACGATCCAGACCGCATTGAGCGGCTCGTCACGCGATTATGCCGAGAGCTCATCCAACACGATGTTCTCCTTCTTCCTGGCATTGGTGCTGATCTATTTCATCCTTGCTGCGCAGTTCGAGAGCTTCGTCGATCCGTTCATTATCATGTTCACCGTGCCGCTGGCGATCGGCGGAGCGGTATTTTCGCTGTGGTTCTTCGATCAGACCCTCAATATTTTCAGCCAGATCGGTATGATTATGCTGATTGGTCTGGTGACCAAAAACGGTATTCTCATCGTGGAGTTTGCCAATCAGCTGCGGGAGCAAGGGCGAAGTATTCGGGAGGCGGCATTGGAGGCGGCAACGCTGCGTTTCAGGCCCATTCTTATGACGAGCCTTGCTACGATCCTGGGCGCATTGCCCATCGCGATGGCATTGGGCTCGGCAGGCCGCAGCCGCATGTCGATGGGGATCGTGATCATGGGAGGACTGCTGTTCTCACTCGTGCTGACGCTGTACGTCATTCCGGCCATTTACACATTCTTCTCCCGGCCCAAAAACTTCGAGAAAATGAAAATGATCGAACGCGTCGCGCGGGACAGCGAATTGGAAGAGCCAGCGCATTTTTGA
- a CDS encoding efflux RND transporter periplasmic adaptor subunit: protein MRTIMLVAGIIVALVLGKLFIFSKSGEGKGPEVKKGGDGKNAKSSGGAVPVNVFIVGKESIENQIFASGTVLPNEEVNLMSEISGRLVKLDIKEGAYITKGQLIAKINDRELQAQLQKIAYNQDLSKKIEARQKKLLNVEAINLEEYDVTSNNIRVLEAEKEVIEAQLEKTEIRAPFSGRIGLKFISEGAFLAPGTPIVTIVQSNPVKIDFTVPEKYSPSIRVGSTVKFNLDGDPSTYSAKILAVDPKVDESLRTLRVRALANNPDGRFVPGMFVKVLADLDANRAAMMIPTEAVVPVLKGKKVFIVKDGKAQEAMVTTGLRTDKKIQIIEGLQPGDSLITSGIIAIKPNTAVKVNL from the coding sequence ATGCGTACGATCATGTTGGTGGCGGGGATCATCGTCGCGCTGGTTTTGGGAAAGTTATTCATTTTCTCCAAATCCGGCGAGGGCAAGGGACCCGAGGTGAAAAAAGGTGGGGACGGGAAAAATGCGAAATCATCGGGCGGTGCCGTGCCGGTGAATGTGTTTATTGTAGGTAAGGAATCCATTGAGAACCAGATTTTTGCTTCGGGAACGGTTTTGCCGAACGAGGAAGTGAACCTGATGTCCGAAATCTCGGGCCGGCTGGTGAAGCTCGACATCAAGGAAGGCGCATACATTACCAAAGGCCAGCTGATCGCGAAAATCAACGACCGCGAGTTGCAGGCGCAGCTTCAAAAGATCGCATACAACCAGGATTTGAGTAAGAAGATTGAAGCAAGGCAAAAAAAGCTGCTGAATGTTGAGGCGATTAATCTCGAAGAATACGATGTTACTTCCAACAATATCCGGGTTTTGGAAGCAGAGAAAGAAGTGATCGAAGCCCAGCTCGAAAAGACCGAGATCCGCGCGCCGTTTAGCGGCCGTATCGGTTTGAAATTCATCAGCGAAGGTGCATTTCTGGCTCCGGGTACGCCCATCGTAACGATTGTGCAGAGTAATCCGGTCAAAATCGACTTTACCGTTCCTGAAAAATACAGCCCGAGCATTCGCGTGGGAAGCACCGTCAAGTTCAATCTCGACGGTGATCCTTCCACATACAGCGCCAAAATCCTGGCGGTGGACCCCAAAGTGGACGAAAGCCTCCGCACGCTTCGCGTGCGCGCCCTGGCGAACAACCCTGACGGCCGTTTCGTACCGGGTATGTTTGTGAAAGTGCTGGCCGATCTCGACGCCAACCGGGCTGCCATGATGATCCCTACGGAAGCCGTTGTGCCGGTTTTGAAAGGGAAAAAGGTGTTTATCGTGAAAGACGGCAAAGCACAGGAGGCAATGGTAACCACCGGCCTGCGCACCGACAAAAAGATCCAGATCATCGAGGGCTTGCAGCCGGGTGACTCGCTGATTACCTCCGGGATCATTGCCATCAAACCCAACACTGCCGTGAAGGTCAACCTATGA